The region GTATTAATTACTTTTATCAATTACCAAAAGCTAGATCTTTACAATGCGAGAGATCTTGTAGAAGTGTTTAAAGTTCAAAATGAAAATGGGTCAGAGGATTTATTAATCGATATGTCACCAATCAATTATATAGATTCAAGTGGACTTGGCTCTCTTGCAACACAAGGAATGTATCTTTCTAAAAAAAACAAAAGGTTAAATCTTGTTTCTATAACAAGTGGTGTTTCGCACTTATTCAAAGCAAGTGGATTCGAAAAAATGTTTAAGATATATCCAGATAAAAGTTCTGTATAATGAAGTTATAATTGCAAAATCTTTAAAAACGCCGAATCCATATTTTCCGCTGCCGGCTTCTCTGCTGGATTAAAATGAGAAACGGCAGCTTCGAAATGTTCAATGGATGACTCAATGTATTCATTGATACATTCAATCTTTTTTTCTTCTGCAAATTCATATCCACTTCTCTTACGTTCAAGGAGTATCTGAACCTCTGATTTTACTTTTTCATCTGTAACAAGTTCGTTTAGTAAAATCTCGAACTCCATTGGTGGCGCAACGTTTTTTAGTTCGACCCATTTACAAGCAAGGAGAGGTCTTAGGACATAGAAATACTTTTTTGTTTTTACAAGGTCACGCTTCAAATATTCTTT is a window of Leptospiraceae bacterium DNA encoding:
- a CDS encoding STAS domain-containing protein: MEEESDYGIEVSKFKNYVLITFINYQKLDLYNARDLVEVFKVQNENGSEDLLIDMSPINYIDSSGLGSLATQGMYLSKKNKRLNLVSITSGVSHLFKASGFEKMFKIYPDKSSV